The Theileria parva strain Muguga chromosome 1, complete sequence, whole genome shotgun sequence DNA window TAGTTGAGATCATTATATACCTTCTGTATGATCAGTTGTAGTATGTGTGTGTATAGGTCTTGTGGGTGTTCACAATCCACTAAATTGACGTATTTTGCACCTTTTTCATCTAGTCCTAAAGCTGCATAGTGCTGTAATCCATTACATGTTCCGTCTTGTTGTATTGGCAAATGTGTCATATAGTCTTCTGGGTTATTAGACTCTATTGCTCTTACTAACTCAACACACGATGCAAAGAACTGGAATGGTTTATCTGCTTTAACCCAGAAATTCTGGTTAAAATCCTTAAAAGGACTTTTTACTAGCTCTGTTATTATAGATATATGCTCATCAACCCATTTAACCCTGTCTTCAAAGCTGATCTTATCATTTCCGTACATGTTACTGGAGTGCACCTTTAGCCAGAAAAGCCCTCTATTTCCCAATTTTCTCTTTTCTGAAAATAACAGCAAACTCCTGCAAAGGTCATCGTTCATGTGGTTAAGGTATGGTGACAATGGGTACATTCTTCCTCTAAAATCGATATTCAGTGGCATATATAATCTCCTTTCATTTGCAAATGCGTCCGCTATCTTAATTCTCCTCAAAAACAACGACAGTTCACTCAGCTCGTTACTGCTCAGACTTGTGATATTAGAGATGGTAGTGTTGATATTCTCCATAagatttatatttgtattaACTGGTAGATGTTGTTTTATTGGCATATCAGTTTGGCTGTTACAAATGTGTTTAATAAGTTTCAACATCTGTGAATTAATTATCCAGGGTACTTGTGAGAACTTGTTCACTATATCAAACACGTTTTCCAGGTTATAAACCTTAACTTCGTTCAGTTTACTTCCTCTTATAAAGTTATGCTTTAACAGTATTGAACCCCCTGTTGTTGCATTGATCCATTTTTTAGGTCTGCAAACCATCGGCAATGCTGCCAAAGACACTAAACTCTTCGCTACAAAATCTCTCAGCTGTAGCATACAGCTTTCCCTCATCTCAAGCACTCCAAATGTCTTCACTCCCTGCCTCAGAAGCACATGCCTAAACGCCTCCACCTCCACCAACGACTCGTTAAACCTACTCTTCTTTATCACGTTTAAAAATctcattattatactcAATTTGTCATTACCTAAATTACTTTTTCCAGCAACCACCGGGGCCTTATCCTTCACATTTACTTGTACAAtactatttttactatCTGGAGAATCACTTTTCTGAATATTATCAGGTGATGAATCATTATGACTAGAGCTGTCAGTTATAAGGTTTGGAGTTTTAATATCCATTGACTGATTAAGGTAGCATGAATAGTTGGACAAGTACTGTTTTAGTGCGGTTTGGAGGTCAAGTTCTATCCTACATGACTTGATTAGTGCGTTCAACAGGTAACCTCCAGCTGCTGCTGACTGTGAACTGTTCCAATTCTTCTGGTTTCTGACGGTGTTATTCAGAGGCTCAATCACTGCGTTAAGACTAGACTTTACCACAACACTGTCATTACTCTCAGCACCATTTCCAGCACTCTTAATCTCAATAAAATCCTCCTGGCTGAATTCTTTCTCCAGTGATTTACCTGAACTAACCTCTACACTGGCAATTTTATGGTTAACAGGATAATTATTAGAtgaattattagtattatccACATTGGATGCATTATCTGAATCTTTAGtacttaatattaaactatTGTAAAGTTTCCCTACTTCATCTCCTAGTTTTATGGCCAAATGTGAGATTAGAATCTGGTTACTATTAGTTTGCTGTATTCTTTTCTTTAAAAGACCTCCTTTATTACCTCTGGAATCCAGTGTGTATGATGGGAAACACATCGATTGGAGAACTACCTTAACAGTTGTGGTTGCCAGTAATTCCTCTTCTAAATCCAGTGGTATTACAAATGTTCCACCCTTCTCTCTATCCTTCTTAATGAATTGTGAGATGTCCTGAATCCACTGAGTGCAAGTGCTAGAAAGTGATGATAACTCGGAAGGGTGTTTGAAGTCTAGTAGGTTAGAGGCCTCTACCTTTGCCGTCTCCAGAGCCTCACTAAAGCTCAACTTCTCTATCAGCTCCTGCCTTTTCTGACTTAATACTGAGTCATAATTAGTATCCTCATGGGTTTCATTTGGGGAATCaggtttaaaattttgcGCTGGACACAGTAATGGTAGGTCATTGTCCTTGTAAAGTTTCTTCTTTTGTTTCCTTATAAACTGTGGCGAAAACAGGTTTGAAACTGATTTAACACTATCAACATGGGATCTAAAGTCATCTGGAGAAACATCAGCCAGCAAAAGCCCATGAATTGATGAAAACTTCTCTGAGTTCCTGAACAAGTGTATTACTTGCTCATCTATGTTCTTCAAAAACGATTGCTTATTAGTTCTCAGCCACTTTGATATATCCTCGGCTCTTTCAAATACTACGGATTTAACATTCCTAAGTAAAACATCTGAATCATCCTTCGAACTCTCAACTATCTTATTCCTATCTGTGATATCAGGAATACTTATAGTTTCATCCGGATGAATTGGAGTGATTTTATCTATGATGAAGGCAGATTCTGATGAAGAAACTTCAGAACCAAGTGAAAAAAATGACGGCTCGTTCTTTAAATCTTCCTGTGTAGAAGAATCCAAACtcttgaaaaatatttttgaaGATGATATATAACGTTTTAAAATCTTATCAGGAATCGTGTGCGATGTGAGATAATTCCtattatttccaaaataaATCCTTTGTATGTTACATattttgtgtaaatttgtGTTTAAAGAGCCTGAATTAAAGGCTGTTACATTGTTGCGATATATGATACAGTTTAAATTGGCCGTGTTAAGGCCTATGGATCTTACCATGCTTAAATACAGAAAATCATACCATTAGGTACtacatattaaaatattattagtttaaatattgattttaatggcgaaaattcattttcttTGACCCCATAGGTTGTGTTTTAATGTGTGACTTCATTCGCAAGAATCTTTcatatttttgttaaatgaCGCCTAgaaatattgtttattcCAAATGTCGAGTTAATTatctatataattattacgacaattatttaaatcctCATGGAAGATCTTTTAGTtcaattgtaaaatatacaaacgGTTCTTctactattaattttaattctaattctaaaaatgatgaaattaattgtttaaataaattatcccTAAGGTTTTATGGAAATGTTGGAAAAGACTGGCTCCCGAAACGAAACcaatatactaaatatcGTATCACTAAGCCATGGACCTCTGACAGTGTTTACGACGATTTATTCCTCTCCCAACCTTCcaagtaaattatatactatcacataataatatatttcatTGTTAACACTggtttaataattgtttaggGAAGATTTTTACCCATTCACCAAGGAGATGCCTGTGTTTTTGAAGTTTCT harbors:
- the RPOT3 gene encoding DNA-dependent RNA polymerase family protein, whose protein sequence is MVRSIGLNTANLNCIIYRNNVTAFNSGSLNTNLHKICNIQRIYFGNNRNYLTSHTIPDKILKRYISSSKIFFKSLDSSTQEDLKNEPSFFSLGSEVSSSESAFIIDKITPIHPDETISIPDITDRNKIVESSKDDSDVLLRNVKSVVFERAEDISKWLRTNKQSFLKNIDEQVIHLFRNSEKFSSIHGLLLADVSPDDFRSHVDSVKSVSNLFSPQFIRKQKKKLYKDNDLPLLCPAQNFKPDSPNETHEDTNYDSVLSQKRQELIEKLSFSEALETAKVEASNLLDFKHPSELSSLSSTCTQWIQDISQFIKKDREKGGTFVIPLDLEEELLATTTVKVVLQSMCFPSYTLDSRGNKGGLLKKRIQQTNSNQILISHLAIKLGDEVGKLYNSLILSTKDSDNASNVDNTNNSSNNYPVNHKIASVEVSSGKSLEKEFSQEDFIEIKSAGNGAESNDSVVVKSSLNAVIEPLNNTVRNQKNWNSSQSAAAGGYLLNALIKSCRIELDLQTALKQYLSNYSCYLNQSMDIKTPNLITDSSSHNDSSPDNIQKSDSPDSKNSIVQVNVKDKAPVVAGKSNLGNDKLSIIMRFLNVIKKSRFNESLVEVEAFRHVLLRQGVKTFGVLEMRESCMLQLRDFVAKSLVSLAALPMVCRPKKWINATTGGSILLKHNFIRGSKLNEVKVYNLENVFDIVNKFSQVPWIINSQMLKLIKHICNSQTDMPIKQHLPVNTNINLMENINTTISNITSLSSNELSELSLFLRRIKIADAFANERRLYMPLNIDFRGRMYPLSPYLNHMNDDLCRSLLLFSEKRKLGNRGLFWLKVHSSNMYGNDKISFEDRVKWVDEHISIITELVKSPFKDFNQNFWVKADKPFQFFASCVELVRAIESNNPEDYMTHLPIQQDGTCNGLQHYAALGLDEKGAKYVNLVDCEHPQDLYTHILQLIIQKVYNDLNYTSGSGVSNNSLVTTGNGKLSNVESNKKYSEICVNNNILCRKVIKQTVMTICYGVTRIGAIDQVESKLKDIKKISYLSPSELRGLAAYLANKILSSISTIFSEAMSIKNWLDEISCVHNKFNIPVTWISPIGLPCEQPYCKSVTKVVRTPLQAINVSKYVSSVDKRRQKLAFPPNFIHSLDASHLMMTATEVFKHTQSFASVHDSYWIHPDKVDMMHTYIRNEFFNMHTKPILDDLHKSVLNKLQINFRPPPKKGNFNLEHVLDSKYFFH